From a region of the Tiliqua scincoides isolate rTilSci1 chromosome 4, rTilSci1.hap2, whole genome shotgun sequence genome:
- the LOC136648640 gene encoding E3 ubiquitin-protein ligase RNF182-like — translation MAAATPLQRTPPLAGQKAAGLAGWGSAGRGEAQALLERSARLAGLLPPPLRKQACPPCHPVMGSRPPAVLGAHEMECKICYERFDLRLRRPKLLSCQHRLCARCLCKMVDVGDSQQGCFSCPFCRQQTPVPDQEPGQLPDDAQLLAWLSCQEWGTRQPEVLLCPSILEPGGEGREGSSDCLVITLLEVPEDLAAPEGLGILDVMRLYRAPSLPSLAPCRGPLAKCPSRSSWRAVPRFLVSVLCLAYFSSLPFGIYLLLVERLHLGVILVSLVPSTLLLCVFYSLCQCLCHEVFDFPS, via the exons ATGG CAGCAGCAACCCCCCTTCAGAGGACGCCCCCCTTGGCGGGCCAGAAGGCGGCGGGTCTGGCAGGCTGGGGTTCTGCGGGCCGAGGAGAAGCACAAGCCCTCCTGGAGCGGAGTGCTCGCCTTGCAgggctgctgccgccaccgcTCAGGAAGCAG GCTTGCCCTCCGTGCCACCCGGTGATGGGGTCCCGGCCCCCCGCGGTTCTCGGCGCCCACGAGATGGAGTGCAAGATCTGCTACGAGCGCTTCGACTTGCGCCTCCGCCGGCCCAAACTGCTGAGCTGCCAGCACCGCCTGTGtgcccgctgcctctgcaagATGGTGGACGTGGGAGACTCCCAGCAGGGGTGCTTCAGCTGCCCCTTTTGCCGCCAGCAGACGCCCGTGCCGGACCAGGAGCCCGGCCAGCTGCCGGACGACGCGCAGCTGCTCGCCTGGTTGAGCTGCCAGGAGTGGGGGACACGTCAGCCCGAGGTGCTCCTGTGTCCCAGCATCCTGGAGCCAGGTGGGGAGGGCCGGGAGGGCTCCTCCGACTGCCTCGTCATCACCCTCCTGGAAGTGCCGGAGGACTTGGCAGCCCCCGAGGGCCTGGGGATCCTGGACGTGATGCGACTCTACCGGGCCCCCAGCCTGCCTTCCCTGGCCCCCTGCCGCGGGCCCCTGGCCAAGTGCCCCTCCCGCAGCAGCTGGCGAGCCGTCCCGCGCTTCCTTGTCAGCGTGCTCTGCCTGGCCTACTTCAGCTCCTTGCCCTTCGGGATCTACCTCCTGCTGGTCGAACGCCTCCACCTGGGCGTCATCCTGGTGAGCCTGGTGCCCTCCACGCTCCTGCTCTGTGTCTTCTACAGCCTCTGCCAGTGCTTGTGCCATGAGGTCTTTGACTTCCCCTCCTGA